One Halomonas sp. THAF5a genomic region harbors:
- a CDS encoding NAD-dependent epimerase, giving the protein MKLLITGLAGFIGHAVARRLSGQGHEIVGIDNLNPYYDVSLKQARLDDLAGCDDVRFITLDLADREGMAALFAEHRFDRVIHLAAQAGVRYSLENPHVYADSNLIGHLNVLEGCRHTGVGHLVYASSSSVYGMNEQVPFATGDGVDHPISLYAATKKANELMAHTYSHLYGLPTTGLRFFTVYGPWGRPDMAMFKFTRAILAGEPIQVYNHGDMERDFTYIDDIVEGVVRVLDVIPQADPQWRASDDGPDSSSAPYALYNIGHGSPVSLMAFVRAVEAATGREAICDFQPMQPGDVPRTWADTEALFQATGYRPRVGVEEGVSKFVAWYRGFYGV; this is encoded by the coding sequence ATGAAGCTCTTAATCACCGGCCTGGCCGGGTTCATCGGCCATGCCGTGGCCCGGCGGCTCTCCGGGCAGGGCCACGAGATCGTCGGGATCGACAATCTCAACCCTTATTACGATGTCTCGCTCAAGCAGGCCCGCCTCGATGATCTGGCGGGCTGCGACGACGTGCGATTCATCACGCTGGACCTGGCCGATCGCGAGGGCATGGCCGCGCTGTTCGCCGAGCACCGCTTCGACCGGGTGATCCACCTCGCAGCCCAGGCGGGTGTGCGCTACTCCCTGGAGAACCCCCACGTCTACGCCGACAGCAATTTGATCGGGCACCTGAACGTGCTCGAGGGGTGTCGACACACCGGCGTGGGGCATCTGGTCTACGCCTCCTCGAGCTCGGTGTATGGCATGAACGAGCAGGTGCCCTTCGCCACCGGGGACGGCGTGGACCATCCCATCAGCCTCTACGCGGCCACCAAGAAGGCCAACGAGCTGATGGCGCACACCTATTCCCATCTCTATGGCCTGCCGACCACCGGGCTTCGCTTTTTCACGGTCTACGGGCCCTGGGGCCGACCCGACATGGCCATGTTCAAGTTCACCCGCGCGATCCTGGCCGGCGAGCCGATCCAGGTCTACAACCACGGCGACATGGAGCGCGACTTTACCTACATCGACGATATCGTCGAAGGGGTCGTGCGCGTGCTCGACGTCATTCCCCAGGCCGACCCGCAGTGGCGGGCCAGCGACGACGGTCCGGACAGTTCCAGCGCGCCCTATGCGCTCTACAATATCGGTCATGGCAGTCCGGTGTCGCTGATGGCCTTCGTGCGCGCCGTGGAGGCCGCCACCGGCCGTGAGGCGATCTGCGACTTCCAGCCCATGCAGCCGGGCGACGTGCCGCGCACCTGGGCCGATACCGAGGCGCTCTTCCAGGCGACGGGGTACCGCCCGCGGGTCGGCGTTGAGGAGGGCGTCAGCAAGTTCGTGGCGTGGTATCGCGGGTTCTATGGGGTGTAG
- a CDS encoding lipopolysaccharide kinase InaA family protein has protein sequence MKLLDIPFNDRRRRYLVVHPNGLPDRLALSSTTTTQAFEAVGSSRFYVSQNRRILAKVVPDKFNKREAPFKWLLRDYLEKRWLGQSDARKEYLSLQVLRRAGLATPRCHGWGISLNPGNRNGSLLLMEHMQTARPGGEVFEELDEPGRLAFLERLCRDVARLARAGYVHRDLHYNNLLLDEHGGILWIDAHVRRLPTKSADQWPALQRSLTVNKLRGETYRRQAETLLRDLWPIA, from the coding sequence GTGAAACTGCTGGATATCCCCTTCAATGACAGGCGCCGCCGTTATCTGGTCGTCCACCCGAACGGCCTGCCGGACAGGCTCGCCCTCTCCAGCACCACGACCACCCAGGCCTTCGAGGCTGTGGGCAGCAGCCGCTTCTACGTCTCGCAGAACCGGCGGATCCTCGCCAAGGTGGTGCCGGACAAGTTCAACAAGCGAGAAGCACCCTTCAAGTGGCTCCTGAGGGATTACCTCGAGAAGCGCTGGCTGGGCCAGTCCGACGCCCGCAAGGAGTATCTCAGCCTGCAGGTCCTGCGCCGCGCCGGCCTCGCCACGCCCCGCTGCCATGGCTGGGGAATCTCGCTCAACCCCGGCAACCGCAACGGCTCGTTGTTGCTGATGGAGCATATGCAGACCGCGCGGCCCGGCGGCGAGGTCTTCGAGGAACTCGACGAACCGGGGCGTCTCGCCTTCCTCGAGCGCTTGTGTCGGGACGTGGCCCGGCTCGCCCGCGCCGGCTACGTGCACCGAGACCTGCACTACAACAACCTGCTGCTCGACGAGCACGGCGGGATTCTCTGGATCGATGCCCACGTGCGTCGGCTGCCAACGAAAAGCGCCGACCAGTGGCCGGCGCTTCAGCGATCGTTGACGGTGAACAAGCTCAGGGGGGAAACCTATCGGCGGCAGGCCGAAACGCTGCTGCGCGATCTATGGCCTATAGCCTAA
- a CDS encoding serine O-acetyltransferase, with product MHFSHPTSVVIGDRLVLGERCRLYQQVTLAGAPEGEKAFPRLGNDVVVYPGAKVIGEGRVGNNVVIGANAVVNRAFGDNVVLAGVPARIVKRLDAGSESAAT from the coding sequence GTGCACTTTTCGCACCCGACGTCGGTGGTGATCGGTGACCGTCTGGTACTGGGCGAGCGCTGCCGGCTCTATCAGCAGGTAACCTTGGCCGGCGCCCCTGAGGGCGAAAAAGCGTTCCCGCGCCTGGGAAACGACGTTGTCGTTTATCCCGGTGCCAAGGTGATCGGCGAGGGGCGGGTCGGCAACAACGTGGTCATCGGTGCCAATGCCGTCGTGAATCGAGCTTTCGGCGACAATGTGGTGTTGGCCGGGGTGCCGGCACGTATCGTCAAGCGGCTCGACGCGGGAAGCGAGTCAGCTGCAACTTAG
- a CDS encoding UDP-glucose/GDP-mannose dehydrogenase family protein: MKITIFGTGYVGLVTGTCLADVGHDVLCVDVDADKIARLEGGEIPIYEPGLEAMVQANVAAGRLRFTTDPETAVAFGTLQFIAVGTPPDEDGSADLKYVLAVAETIGRHMNEYKVIVDKSTVPVGTADRVRATVARTLEARGERLDFDVCSNPEFLKEGAAIEDFTHGARIVVGTESERVKGLMRECYAPYIRQQEKLMFMDVRAAELTKYAANAMLATKISFMNEIANLAERLGADVEQVRRGIGSDPRIGYQFIYPGCGYGGSCFPKDVQALARTAADVDYRAELLTAVESVNRRQKQTLFAKLQQAFDGDLAGKTIALWGLAFKPNTDDMRDAPSRTLMEALWEAGGRVQAYDPEAMRECRRLYGERDDLVLVGDRIQAVKGADALVICTEWKEFRTLDFAWLKQQLAMPVVVDGRNLFEPEAVKAAGLLYFAVGRGDSLS, encoded by the coding sequence ATGAAGATCACCATTTTTGGAACGGGGTACGTGGGCCTGGTGACCGGCACCTGCCTGGCCGACGTGGGTCATGACGTGCTCTGCGTGGATGTGGACGCGGACAAGATCGCTCGCCTGGAGGGCGGCGAGATTCCCATCTACGAGCCTGGGCTCGAGGCCATGGTGCAGGCCAACGTGGCGGCGGGACGGCTGCGCTTCACCACCGATCCCGAGACGGCGGTGGCCTTCGGGACCCTGCAGTTCATCGCCGTGGGCACGCCCCCTGACGAGGACGGCAGCGCCGATCTGAAGTACGTGCTGGCGGTGGCCGAGACCATCGGCCGCCACATGAACGAGTACAAGGTGATCGTCGACAAGTCGACGGTGCCGGTCGGCACCGCCGATCGCGTGCGCGCGACGGTGGCGAGGACCCTCGAGGCTCGGGGCGAGCGCCTCGACTTCGACGTCTGCTCCAACCCGGAGTTTCTCAAGGAGGGGGCGGCCATCGAGGACTTCACCCACGGCGCGCGGATCGTCGTCGGGACCGAGTCCGAGCGGGTGAAGGGGCTGATGCGCGAGTGCTACGCCCCCTACATCCGCCAGCAGGAAAAGCTGATGTTCATGGACGTGCGGGCGGCCGAGCTGACCAAGTACGCCGCCAACGCCATGCTGGCGACCAAGATCAGCTTCATGAACGAGATCGCCAACCTGGCCGAGCGGCTGGGCGCCGACGTGGAGCAGGTGCGCCGCGGGATCGGCTCGGATCCGCGCATCGGCTACCAGTTCATCTATCCGGGCTGCGGCTACGGCGGCTCCTGCTTCCCCAAGGACGTGCAGGCTCTGGCGCGCACCGCGGCCGACGTGGACTACCGGGCGGAGCTGCTGACTGCCGTGGAATCGGTGAACCGGCGCCAGAAGCAGACGCTGTTCGCCAAGCTCCAGCAGGCCTTCGATGGCGACCTGGCCGGTAAGACCATCGCGCTGTGGGGCCTTGCCTTCAAGCCCAACACCGATGACATGCGCGACGCCCCGAGCCGCACCCTGATGGAGGCGCTCTGGGAGGCCGGTGGCCGCGTGCAGGCCTACGATCCGGAGGCGATGCGTGAGTGCCGCCGCCTCTACGGCGAGCGCGACGACCTGGTGCTGGTAGGCGATCGCATCCAGGCGGTGAAGGGCGCGGACGCCCTGGTGATCTGCACCGAGTGGAAAGAGTTCCGCACCCTGGACTTTGCCTGGTTGAAGCAGCAGTTGGCCATGCCGGTGGTGGTCGA
- a CDS encoding glycosyltransferase — translation MAHKRFAFVIEDLYGGGAQKSLLYTADQLRQRGHDVIVFTLRERIEHRLPEGLEIENLGVVTPFTKATSTVLTEKWQASRIARALRTWRPDVVISCSCDKITRHLRHPNLYFWVKSDVSAKFSDPTQRERAFAKMRRFYGGRQVIAVSQGVKENLEAVVGLEAKRIIPIYNPYEREPFVAMAAEPTDLPEGEFFLCVAALEPRKRHDRLLRAYAESGVATPLIIMGKGKPEHEAAIRKQIVELGLADRVTLAGYHHNPYPCISSAKAMLLASDAEGLPRVLIEALLLHTPVISVDCPSGPREILTQELADFLVAPENEKGLADAIARMNQAPVEIEERHYRQFLKESVLPQFEAL, via the coding sequence ATGGCCCATAAACGCTTCGCCTTCGTCATCGAGGACCTCTACGGCGGCGGCGCCCAGAAGTCGCTGCTCTACACGGCGGATCAGCTGCGCCAACGCGGCCACGACGTCATCGTCTTCACCCTGCGCGAGCGCATCGAGCACCGCCTGCCCGAAGGCCTCGAGATCGAGAACCTCGGCGTGGTCACCCCCTTCACCAAGGCCACGTCCACGGTGCTGACCGAGAAATGGCAGGCCTCGCGCATCGCCCGCGCCCTGAGGACCTGGCGCCCCGACGTGGTGATCTCCTGCTCCTGCGACAAGATCACCCGTCATCTGCGCCACCCCAACCTCTATTTCTGGGTGAAGTCCGACGTGTCGGCCAAGTTCAGCGATCCGACGCAGCGCGAGCGCGCCTTCGCGAAGATGCGCCGCTTCTACGGCGGGCGACAGGTCATCGCCGTCTCCCAGGGCGTGAAGGAGAACCTGGAAGCCGTGGTGGGCCTCGAGGCCAAACGGATCATTCCCATCTACAACCCCTACGAGCGCGAGCCCTTCGTGGCAATGGCGGCCGAGCCCACCGACCTGCCCGAGGGCGAGTTCTTCCTCTGCGTGGCGGCCCTGGAGCCCCGCAAGCGACACGACCGGCTGCTGCGCGCCTACGCCGAGAGCGGCGTCGCCACGCCGTTGATCATCATGGGCAAGGGCAAGCCGGAGCACGAGGCCGCCATCCGAAAGCAGATCGTCGAGCTCGGCCTGGCCGACCGGGTGACCCTCGCCGGCTATCATCACAACCCCTACCCCTGTATCTCGAGCGCCAAGGCGATGCTCCTCGCCTCCGACGCCGAGGGGCTCCCCCGGGTGCTCATCGAGGCCTTGCTGCTGCATACCCCGGTGATCAGCGTGGACTGCCCCAGCGGCCCGCGGGAGATCCTGACCCAGGAGCTGGCCGATTTCCTTGTCGCCCCCGAGAACGAAAAGGGCCTGGCCGATGCGATCGCGCGCATGAACCAGGCCCCGGTCGAGATCGAGGAGCGCCACTACCGGCAGTTCCTCAAGGAAAGCGTGCTGCCCCAGTTCGAGGCGCTGTGA